One Fundulus heteroclitus isolate FHET01 chromosome 1, MU-UCD_Fhet_4.1, whole genome shotgun sequence genomic window carries:
- the LOC105928560 gene encoding protein kinase C-binding protein 1 isoform X5, which translates to MHPQSLAEEEIKKEPDVVEGMDASLRSKAPDAPGSAERSAAPQKRKVSSPTHSSNGHSPSDTSPSPLKKKKKPGAVNANNKDQDGRNDFYCWLCHREGQVLCCELCPRVYHAKCLKLPAEPEGDWFCPECEKITVAECIETQSKAMTMLTIDQLSYLLKFALQKIKQPGTEPFQKPVSLEQHPDYAEYIFHPMDLSTIEKNVKKKMYGCTEAFLADMKWILHNCIIYNGGNHKLTTTAKVIVKICEHEMNEIEVCPECYLSSCQKRDNWFCEPCSQPHPLVWAKLKGFPFWPAKALREKDGQVDARFFGQHDRAWVPINNCYLMSKEIPFSVKKTKSIFNSAMQEMEVYVENIRKKFGVFNYAPFRTPYTPNNQLQMLVDPNNPSAGTVKTEKPDKLRFNFDMTSSPKMILSKSSTPSGMRRRASMTEMPRSPMSTNSSVHTGSDGEQEAEKTSRNPALHYSTGEESMDCTASPVSGKAGPGASVGSSPKPINSALVPKQERTAATGGILNLNLDRVKAEMDLKELSETVQQQQQQQATPPTVTTPKRPIRSLDKTIESCKAQLGINEISEEVYKDVDHSDSEDSEKSDSSDSEYLSDEEHRSKNSAPDDKDKAERKRSKASTEGEGKEGVPATPDKAATAAEPPLKEKPGCNGPDRDLQDKPRTPQSQPVTEKSKPPEESKTAAASAEQDSDSERELVIDLGDEHGGRDSKRARREPSSSSAKAVKESNAAKVEGKMPSSAASSTPTREAASNLKDSLQPSITAALNLVSSAASGQPSTSTTTGGTTSAPSSSSTTSTAPTNVKKQRPLLPKDTAAQAVQRAVVWSPTKFQTSSQKWHMQKVQRQQNEEQSAVQTQGQGQARSQQPQSQQNSSSTRYQTRQAAKVQQKDPAQSSTSSTAGQVTSAASSLVSADLQIPTVSADVAADIAKYTNKIMDTIKGTMTEIYNDLSKSTSGNTIAEIRRLRIEIEKLQWLHQQELSEMKHNLELTMAEMRQSLEQERERLVAEVKKQMELEKQQAVDETKKKQWCANCRKEAIFYCCWNTSYCDYPCQQAHWPEHMKSCTQSASASQQEPEAEPSSEPPVKPSGHSPAVQSAPPATGSISDKSNSPTYTDKSKDSSAVTVT; encoded by the exons ATGCATCCACAGAG TCTGGCTGAGGAGGAGATAAAGAAAGAGCCGGATGTGGTAGAGGGGATGGACGCTTCTCTGCGATCGAAAG CCCCTGATGCACCAGGTTCAGCAGAACGATCAGCAGCACCACAGAAGCGAAAGGTGTCAAGTCCCACCCATTCCTCCAATGGACACTCTCCCTCAGACACCTCCCCCAGcccccttaaaaaaaagaaaaagccaggGGCTGTGAACGCTAACAACAAAGACCAG GACGGCAGGAATGACTTCTACTGCTGGCTGTGCCACCGCGAGGGTCAGGTGCTCTGCTGTGAGCTCTGCCCCAGGGTGTACCACGCCAAGTGCCTCAAACTACCAGCCGAGCCCGAGGGCGACTGGTTCTGTCCAGAGTGTGAG aaAATAACAGTTGCTGAGTGCATTGAAACCCAGAGCAAAGCAATGACAATGCTAACAATAGACCAGCTCTCCTACTTGCTGAAATTTGCACTCCAAAAAATCAAACAGCCTGGG ACGGAGCCGTTTCAGAAGCCCGTGTCTCTGGAACAGCACCCAGATTATGCGGAGTACATCTTCCACCCCATGGACCTTAGTACTATAGAAAAG aatgtcaaaaagaaaatgtatggcTGCACCGAGGCTTTTCTTGCTGATATGAAATGGATCTTACACAACTGCATCATCTATAATGGAG GTAATCATAAATTAACAACAACTGCAAAAGTCATTGTCAAGATCTGTGAACATGAG ATGAATGAGATTGAGGTTTGTCCAGAGTGCTACCTGTCTTCTTGCCAAAAAAGGGATAACTGGTTTTGTGAGCCATGT AGTCAGCCTCACCCTCTGGTTTGGGCTAAGCTGAAGGGCTTTCCTTTTTGGCCAGCAAAAGCACTTCGTGAAAAGGATGGGCAAGTAGACGCACGCTTCTTTGGGCAACATGATCG CGCCTGGGTTCCTATCAACAACTGCTACTTAATGTCCAAAGAGATCCCTTTCTctgtaaagaaaacaaagagcatTTTCAACAGCGCCATGCAAGAGATGGAGGTCTACGTGGAAAATATCCGCAAGAAATTCGGCGTCTTTAACTACGCACCCTTCCGCACTCCCTACACTCCCAACAACCAGCTACAGATGCTGGTGGACCCCAACAACCCCAGTGCTGGGACGGTGAAAACGGAGAAGCCAGACAAGCTCCGCTTTAACTTTGATATGACTTCTTCTCCCAAGATGATCCTCAGCAAGAGTTCCACACCCAGTGGGATGAGGCGGCGGGCCTCAATGACGGAAATGCCTCGGTCTCCTATGAGCACCAACTCTTCAGTTCACACAGGGTCCGATGGGGAGCAAGAAGCTGAGAAGACGAGCAGGAACCCTGCCTTACACTACAGCACTGGAGAGGAATCGATGGACTGCACTG CATCTCCTGTGTCAGGGAAGGCTGGTCCAGGTGCCAGTGTGGGCAGCAGTCCAAagcccataaactctgcactgGTGCCCAAGCAGGAGAGAACTGCAGCGACAGGAGGCATTCTTAACCTCAACCTTG ATCGTGTGAAGGCTGAAATGGACCTGAAGGAGCTAAGTGAgactgtgcagcagcagcagcaacagcaagcAACCCCACCTACCGTCACCACTCCAAAGAGGCCCATCAGGAGTCTTGACAAGACCATAGAAAGCTGCAAAGCACAGCTGG GTATTAATGAGATTTCTGAAGAGGTGTATAAAGATGTGGACCACAGTGACTCTGAGGACTCAGAGAAATCTGACTCCAGCGACAGCGAATATCTCAGCGATGAAGAACATCGGTCGAAGAATTCTGCACCGGATGACAAGGATAAGGCAGAAAGAAAAAGGTCAAAAGCGAGCACAGAGGGTGAGGGTAAGGAAGGAGTACCAGCGACGCCGGATAAAGCCGCCACCGCCGCAGAGCCTCCGCTCAAAGAGAAGCCGGGCTGCAACGGCCCAGACCGGGATCTGCAGGACAAGCCCAGGACTCCTCAGTCTCAACCCGTCACGGAAAAGTCTAAACCACCAGAGGAGAGCAAAACAGCTGCTGCATCAGCTGAACAGGACTCTGACTCTGAGCGGGAGCTCGTCATTGATCTGGGGGACGAACATGGAGGACGGGACTCGAAGAGGGCAAGAAGAGAGCCAAGCTCCTCTTCTGCCAAAGCTGTCAAAGAGTCCAATGCTGCCAAGGTGGAAG gtAAGATGCCTTCATCCGCTGCATCAAGTACACCGACACGAGAAGCTGCCTCCAACCTGAAAGActccttgcagccttctatcaCAGCAGCACTCAACCTTGTTTCCAGCGCAGCGTCCGGTCAGCCCAGTACCTCGACAACCACCGGCGGAACTACCAGTGCTCCTTCTTCTAGCTCCACGACATCCACAGCAcccacaaatgtaaaaaaacagcGGCCGCTGCTGCCTAAAGATACAGCAGCTCAGGCTGTGCAGCGGGCGGTTGTTTGGAGTCCCACCAAGTTTCAGACATCATCGCAGAAATGGCACATGCAGAAGGTTCAGAGGCAGCAGAACGAAGAGCAGTCGGCCGTCCAGACGCAGGGTCAGGGTCAGGCGCGCAGCCAGCAGCCGCAGTCACAGCAGAACTCCTCCAGCACTCGCTATCAGACCAGACAAGCAGCtaaag TGCAACAAAAAGACCCAGCTCAGAGTTCGACCTCATCGACAGCGGGACAGGTCACGTCTGCTGCCTCGTCATTGGTGTCAGCAGACTTGCAGATCCCGACGGTCTCAGCAGACGTAGCCGCAGACATAGCCAAATACACAAACAAA ATTATGGACACAATAAAGGGCACAATGACTGAAATCTACAACGATCTTTCTAAAAGTACATCCGGAAACACAATTGCAGAG ATTCGACGGCTGAGGATAGAGATCGAAAAACTCCAGTGGCTTCATCAGCAGGAGTTATCAGAGATGAAGCACAATCTGG AGCTGACAATGGCGGAGATGAGGCAGAGTCTGGAGCAGGAAAGGGAACGTTTGGTGGCCGAGGTGAAAAAGCAGATGGAGCTGGAAAAGCAGCAGGCGGTGGAcgagacaaaaaagaaacagtggTGCGCTAACTGCAGGAAGGAGGCCATCTTCTACTGCTGCTGGAATACCAGTTACTGTGATTACCCCTGCCAGCAAGCACACTGGCCTGAACACATGAAGTCGTGTACACAGTCAG CCTCGGCATCTCAACAGGAGCCGGAGGCAGAGCCCAGCTCGGAGCCGCCGGTCAAACCATCAGGCCACTCCCCTGCGGTGCAGTCAGCCCCCCCAGCCACAGGCTCAATATCGGACAAAAGCAACTCTCCCACATACACTGACAAAAGCAAGGACAGTTCTGCCGTCACTGTGACCTAA
- the LOC105928560 gene encoding protein kinase C-binding protein 1 isoform X4 gives MDASLRSKAPDAPGSAERSAAPQKRKVSSPTHSSNGHSPSDTSPSPLKKKKKPGAVNANNKDQSELRHGPFYYMKQPALTTDPVDVVPQDGRNDFYCWLCHREGQVLCCELCPRVYHAKCLKLPAEPEGDWFCPECEKITVAECIETQSKAMTMLTIDQLSYLLKFALQKIKQPGTEPFQKPVSLEQHPDYAEYIFHPMDLSTIEKNVKKKMYGCTEAFLADMKWILHNCIIYNGGNHKLTTTAKVIVKICEHEMNEIEVCPECYLSSCQKRDNWFCEPCSQPHPLVWAKLKGFPFWPAKALREKDGQVDARFFGQHDRAWVPINNCYLMSKEIPFSVKKTKSIFNSAMQEMEVYVENIRKKFGVFNYAPFRTPYTPNNQLQMLVDPNNPSAGTVKTEKPDKLRFNFDMTSSPKMILSKSSTPSGMRRRASMTEMPRSPMSTNSSVHTGSDGEQEAEKTSRNPALHYSTGEESMDCTASPVSGKAGPGASVGSSPKPINSALVPKQERTAATGGILNLNLDRVKAEMDLKELSETVQQQQQQQATPPTVTTPKRPIRSLDKTIESCKAQLGINEISEEVYKDVDHSDSEDSEKSDSSDSEYLSDEEHRSKNSAPDDKDKAERKRSKASTEGEGKEGVPATPDKAATAAEPPLKEKPGCNGPDRDLQDKPRTPQSQPVTEKSKPPEESKTAAASAEQDSDSERELVIDLGDEHGGRDSKRARREPSSSSAKAVKESNAAKVEGKMPSSAASSTPTREAASNLKDSLQPSITAALNLVSSAASGQPSTSTTTGGTTSAPSSSSTTSTAPTNVKKQRPLLPKDTAAQAVQRAVVWSPTKFQTSSQKWHMQKVQRQQNEEQSAVQTQGQGQARSQQPQSQQNSSSTRYQTRQAAKVQQKDPAQSSTSSTAGQVTSAASSLVSADLQIPTVSADVAADIAKYTNKIMDTIKGTMTEIYNDLSKSTSGNTIAEIRRLRIEIEKLQWLHQQELSEMKHNLELTMAEMRQSLEQERERLVAEVKKQMELEKQQAVDETKKKQWCANCRKEAIFYCCWNTSYCDYPCQQAHWPEHMKSCTQSASASQQEPEAEPSSEPPVKPSGHSPAVQSAPPATGSISDKSNSPTYTDKSKDSSAVTVT, from the exons ATGGACGCTTCTCTGCGATCGAAAG CCCCTGATGCACCAGGTTCAGCAGAACGATCAGCAGCACCACAGAAGCGAAAGGTGTCAAGTCCCACCCATTCCTCCAATGGACACTCTCCCTCAGACACCTCCCCCAGcccccttaaaaaaaagaaaaagccaggGGCTGTGAACGCTAACAACAAAGACCAG TCAGAGCTAAGACATGGTCCCTTTTACTATATGAAGCAGCCAGCACTCACCACAGACCCTGTTGATGTTGTACCGCAGGACGGCAGGAATGACTTCTACTGCTGGCTGTGCCACCGCGAGGGTCAGGTGCTCTGCTGTGAGCTCTGCCCCAGGGTGTACCACGCCAAGTGCCTCAAACTACCAGCCGAGCCCGAGGGCGACTGGTTCTGTCCAGAGTGTGAG aaAATAACAGTTGCTGAGTGCATTGAAACCCAGAGCAAAGCAATGACAATGCTAACAATAGACCAGCTCTCCTACTTGCTGAAATTTGCACTCCAAAAAATCAAACAGCCTGGG ACGGAGCCGTTTCAGAAGCCCGTGTCTCTGGAACAGCACCCAGATTATGCGGAGTACATCTTCCACCCCATGGACCTTAGTACTATAGAAAAG aatgtcaaaaagaaaatgtatggcTGCACCGAGGCTTTTCTTGCTGATATGAAATGGATCTTACACAACTGCATCATCTATAATGGAG GTAATCATAAATTAACAACAACTGCAAAAGTCATTGTCAAGATCTGTGAACATGAG ATGAATGAGATTGAGGTTTGTCCAGAGTGCTACCTGTCTTCTTGCCAAAAAAGGGATAACTGGTTTTGTGAGCCATGT AGTCAGCCTCACCCTCTGGTTTGGGCTAAGCTGAAGGGCTTTCCTTTTTGGCCAGCAAAAGCACTTCGTGAAAAGGATGGGCAAGTAGACGCACGCTTCTTTGGGCAACATGATCG CGCCTGGGTTCCTATCAACAACTGCTACTTAATGTCCAAAGAGATCCCTTTCTctgtaaagaaaacaaagagcatTTTCAACAGCGCCATGCAAGAGATGGAGGTCTACGTGGAAAATATCCGCAAGAAATTCGGCGTCTTTAACTACGCACCCTTCCGCACTCCCTACACTCCCAACAACCAGCTACAGATGCTGGTGGACCCCAACAACCCCAGTGCTGGGACGGTGAAAACGGAGAAGCCAGACAAGCTCCGCTTTAACTTTGATATGACTTCTTCTCCCAAGATGATCCTCAGCAAGAGTTCCACACCCAGTGGGATGAGGCGGCGGGCCTCAATGACGGAAATGCCTCGGTCTCCTATGAGCACCAACTCTTCAGTTCACACAGGGTCCGATGGGGAGCAAGAAGCTGAGAAGACGAGCAGGAACCCTGCCTTACACTACAGCACTGGAGAGGAATCGATGGACTGCACTG CATCTCCTGTGTCAGGGAAGGCTGGTCCAGGTGCCAGTGTGGGCAGCAGTCCAAagcccataaactctgcactgGTGCCCAAGCAGGAGAGAACTGCAGCGACAGGAGGCATTCTTAACCTCAACCTTG ATCGTGTGAAGGCTGAAATGGACCTGAAGGAGCTAAGTGAgactgtgcagcagcagcagcaacagcaagcAACCCCACCTACCGTCACCACTCCAAAGAGGCCCATCAGGAGTCTTGACAAGACCATAGAAAGCTGCAAAGCACAGCTGG GTATTAATGAGATTTCTGAAGAGGTGTATAAAGATGTGGACCACAGTGACTCTGAGGACTCAGAGAAATCTGACTCCAGCGACAGCGAATATCTCAGCGATGAAGAACATCGGTCGAAGAATTCTGCACCGGATGACAAGGATAAGGCAGAAAGAAAAAGGTCAAAAGCGAGCACAGAGGGTGAGGGTAAGGAAGGAGTACCAGCGACGCCGGATAAAGCCGCCACCGCCGCAGAGCCTCCGCTCAAAGAGAAGCCGGGCTGCAACGGCCCAGACCGGGATCTGCAGGACAAGCCCAGGACTCCTCAGTCTCAACCCGTCACGGAAAAGTCTAAACCACCAGAGGAGAGCAAAACAGCTGCTGCATCAGCTGAACAGGACTCTGACTCTGAGCGGGAGCTCGTCATTGATCTGGGGGACGAACATGGAGGACGGGACTCGAAGAGGGCAAGAAGAGAGCCAAGCTCCTCTTCTGCCAAAGCTGTCAAAGAGTCCAATGCTGCCAAGGTGGAAG gtAAGATGCCTTCATCCGCTGCATCAAGTACACCGACACGAGAAGCTGCCTCCAACCTGAAAGActccttgcagccttctatcaCAGCAGCACTCAACCTTGTTTCCAGCGCAGCGTCCGGTCAGCCCAGTACCTCGACAACCACCGGCGGAACTACCAGTGCTCCTTCTTCTAGCTCCACGACATCCACAGCAcccacaaatgtaaaaaaacagcGGCCGCTGCTGCCTAAAGATACAGCAGCTCAGGCTGTGCAGCGGGCGGTTGTTTGGAGTCCCACCAAGTTTCAGACATCATCGCAGAAATGGCACATGCAGAAGGTTCAGAGGCAGCAGAACGAAGAGCAGTCGGCCGTCCAGACGCAGGGTCAGGGTCAGGCGCGCAGCCAGCAGCCGCAGTCACAGCAGAACTCCTCCAGCACTCGCTATCAGACCAGACAAGCAGCtaaag TGCAACAAAAAGACCCAGCTCAGAGTTCGACCTCATCGACAGCGGGACAGGTCACGTCTGCTGCCTCGTCATTGGTGTCAGCAGACTTGCAGATCCCGACGGTCTCAGCAGACGTAGCCGCAGACATAGCCAAATACACAAACAAA ATTATGGACACAATAAAGGGCACAATGACTGAAATCTACAACGATCTTTCTAAAAGTACATCCGGAAACACAATTGCAGAG ATTCGACGGCTGAGGATAGAGATCGAAAAACTCCAGTGGCTTCATCAGCAGGAGTTATCAGAGATGAAGCACAATCTGG AGCTGACAATGGCGGAGATGAGGCAGAGTCTGGAGCAGGAAAGGGAACGTTTGGTGGCCGAGGTGAAAAAGCAGATGGAGCTGGAAAAGCAGCAGGCGGTGGAcgagacaaaaaagaaacagtggTGCGCTAACTGCAGGAAGGAGGCCATCTTCTACTGCTGCTGGAATACCAGTTACTGTGATTACCCCTGCCAGCAAGCACACTGGCCTGAACACATGAAGTCGTGTACACAGTCAG CCTCGGCATCTCAACAGGAGCCGGAGGCAGAGCCCAGCTCGGAGCCGCCGGTCAAACCATCAGGCCACTCCCCTGCGGTGCAGTCAGCCCCCCCAGCCACAGGCTCAATATCGGACAAAAGCAACTCTCCCACATACACTGACAAAAGCAAGGACAGTTCTGCCGTCACTGTGACCTAA
- the LOC105928560 gene encoding protein kinase C-binding protein 1 isoform X2 encodes MHPQSLAEEEIKKEPDVVEGMDASLRSKAPDAPGSAERSAAPQKRKVSSPTHSSNGHSPSDTSPSPLKKKKKPGAVNANNKDQSELRHGPFYYMKQPALTTDPVDVVPQDGRNDFYCWLCHREGQVLCCELCPRVYHAKCLKLPAEPEGDWFCPECEKITVAECIETQSKAMTMLTIDQLSYLLKFALQKIKQPGTEPFQKPVSLEQHPDYAEYIFHPMDLSTIEKNVKKKMYGCTEAFLADMKWILHNCIIYNGGNHKLTTTAKVIVKICEHEMNEIEVCPECYLSSCQKRDNWFCEPCSQPHPLVWAKLKGFPFWPAKALREKDGQVDARFFGQHDRAWVPINNCYLMSKEIPFSVKKTKSIFNSAMQEMEVYVENIRKKFGVFNYAPFRTPYTPNNQLQMLVDPNNPSAGTVKTEKPDKLRFNFDMTSSPKMILSKSSTPSGMRRRASMTEMPRSPMSTNSSVHTGSDGEQEAEKTSRNPALHYSTGEESMDCTASPVSGKAGPGASVGSSPKPINSALVPKQERTAATGGILNLNLDRVKAEMDLKELSETVQQQQQQQATPPTVTTPKRPIRSLDKTIESCKAQLGINEISEEVYKDVDHSDSEDSEKSDSSDSEYLSDEEHRSKNSAPDDKDKAERKRSKASTEGEGKEGVPATPDKAATAAEPPLKEKPGCNGPDRDLQDKPRTPQSQPVTEKSKPPEESKTAAASAEQDSDSERELVIDLGDEHGGRDSKRARREPSSSSAKAVKESNAAKVEGKMPSSAASSTPTREAASNLKDSLQPSITAALNLVSSAASGQPSTSTTTGGTTSAPSSSSTTSTAPTNVKKQRPLLPKDTAAQAVQRAVVWSPTKFQTSSQKWHMQKVQRQQNEEQSAVQTQGQGQARSQQPQSQQNSSSTRYQTRQAAKVQQKDPAQSSTSSTAGQVTSAASSLVSADLQIPTVSADVAADIAKYTNKIMDTIKGTMTEIYNDLSKSTSGNTIAEIRRLRIEIEKLQWLHQQELSEMKHNLELTMAEMRQSLEQERERLVAEVKKQMELEKQQAVDETKKKQWCANCRKEAIFYCCWNTSYCDYPCQQAHWPEHMKSCTQSASASQQEPEAEPSSEPPVKPSGHSPAVQSAPPATGSISDKSNSPTYTDKSKDSSAVTVT; translated from the exons ATGCATCCACAGAG TCTGGCTGAGGAGGAGATAAAGAAAGAGCCGGATGTGGTAGAGGGGATGGACGCTTCTCTGCGATCGAAAG CCCCTGATGCACCAGGTTCAGCAGAACGATCAGCAGCACCACAGAAGCGAAAGGTGTCAAGTCCCACCCATTCCTCCAATGGACACTCTCCCTCAGACACCTCCCCCAGcccccttaaaaaaaagaaaaagccaggGGCTGTGAACGCTAACAACAAAGACCAG TCAGAGCTAAGACATGGTCCCTTTTACTATATGAAGCAGCCAGCACTCACCACAGACCCTGTTGATGTTGTACCGCAGGACGGCAGGAATGACTTCTACTGCTGGCTGTGCCACCGCGAGGGTCAGGTGCTCTGCTGTGAGCTCTGCCCCAGGGTGTACCACGCCAAGTGCCTCAAACTACCAGCCGAGCCCGAGGGCGACTGGTTCTGTCCAGAGTGTGAG aaAATAACAGTTGCTGAGTGCATTGAAACCCAGAGCAAAGCAATGACAATGCTAACAATAGACCAGCTCTCCTACTTGCTGAAATTTGCACTCCAAAAAATCAAACAGCCTGGG ACGGAGCCGTTTCAGAAGCCCGTGTCTCTGGAACAGCACCCAGATTATGCGGAGTACATCTTCCACCCCATGGACCTTAGTACTATAGAAAAG aatgtcaaaaagaaaatgtatggcTGCACCGAGGCTTTTCTTGCTGATATGAAATGGATCTTACACAACTGCATCATCTATAATGGAG GTAATCATAAATTAACAACAACTGCAAAAGTCATTGTCAAGATCTGTGAACATGAG ATGAATGAGATTGAGGTTTGTCCAGAGTGCTACCTGTCTTCTTGCCAAAAAAGGGATAACTGGTTTTGTGAGCCATGT AGTCAGCCTCACCCTCTGGTTTGGGCTAAGCTGAAGGGCTTTCCTTTTTGGCCAGCAAAAGCACTTCGTGAAAAGGATGGGCAAGTAGACGCACGCTTCTTTGGGCAACATGATCG CGCCTGGGTTCCTATCAACAACTGCTACTTAATGTCCAAAGAGATCCCTTTCTctgtaaagaaaacaaagagcatTTTCAACAGCGCCATGCAAGAGATGGAGGTCTACGTGGAAAATATCCGCAAGAAATTCGGCGTCTTTAACTACGCACCCTTCCGCACTCCCTACACTCCCAACAACCAGCTACAGATGCTGGTGGACCCCAACAACCCCAGTGCTGGGACGGTGAAAACGGAGAAGCCAGACAAGCTCCGCTTTAACTTTGATATGACTTCTTCTCCCAAGATGATCCTCAGCAAGAGTTCCACACCCAGTGGGATGAGGCGGCGGGCCTCAATGACGGAAATGCCTCGGTCTCCTATGAGCACCAACTCTTCAGTTCACACAGGGTCCGATGGGGAGCAAGAAGCTGAGAAGACGAGCAGGAACCCTGCCTTACACTACAGCACTGGAGAGGAATCGATGGACTGCACTG CATCTCCTGTGTCAGGGAAGGCTGGTCCAGGTGCCAGTGTGGGCAGCAGTCCAAagcccataaactctgcactgGTGCCCAAGCAGGAGAGAACTGCAGCGACAGGAGGCATTCTTAACCTCAACCTTG ATCGTGTGAAGGCTGAAATGGACCTGAAGGAGCTAAGTGAgactgtgcagcagcagcagcaacagcaagcAACCCCACCTACCGTCACCACTCCAAAGAGGCCCATCAGGAGTCTTGACAAGACCATAGAAAGCTGCAAAGCACAGCTGG GTATTAATGAGATTTCTGAAGAGGTGTATAAAGATGTGGACCACAGTGACTCTGAGGACTCAGAGAAATCTGACTCCAGCGACAGCGAATATCTCAGCGATGAAGAACATCGGTCGAAGAATTCTGCACCGGATGACAAGGATAAGGCAGAAAGAAAAAGGTCAAAAGCGAGCACAGAGGGTGAGGGTAAGGAAGGAGTACCAGCGACGCCGGATAAAGCCGCCACCGCCGCAGAGCCTCCGCTCAAAGAGAAGCCGGGCTGCAACGGCCCAGACCGGGATCTGCAGGACAAGCCCAGGACTCCTCAGTCTCAACCCGTCACGGAAAAGTCTAAACCACCAGAGGAGAGCAAAACAGCTGCTGCATCAGCTGAACAGGACTCTGACTCTGAGCGGGAGCTCGTCATTGATCTGGGGGACGAACATGGAGGACGGGACTCGAAGAGGGCAAGAAGAGAGCCAAGCTCCTCTTCTGCCAAAGCTGTCAAAGAGTCCAATGCTGCCAAGGTGGAAG gtAAGATGCCTTCATCCGCTGCATCAAGTACACCGACACGAGAAGCTGCCTCCAACCTGAAAGActccttgcagccttctatcaCAGCAGCACTCAACCTTGTTTCCAGCGCAGCGTCCGGTCAGCCCAGTACCTCGACAACCACCGGCGGAACTACCAGTGCTCCTTCTTCTAGCTCCACGACATCCACAGCAcccacaaatgtaaaaaaacagcGGCCGCTGCTGCCTAAAGATACAGCAGCTCAGGCTGTGCAGCGGGCGGTTGTTTGGAGTCCCACCAAGTTTCAGACATCATCGCAGAAATGGCACATGCAGAAGGTTCAGAGGCAGCAGAACGAAGAGCAGTCGGCCGTCCAGACGCAGGGTCAGGGTCAGGCGCGCAGCCAGCAGCCGCAGTCACAGCAGAACTCCTCCAGCACTCGCTATCAGACCAGACAAGCAGCtaaag TGCAACAAAAAGACCCAGCTCAGAGTTCGACCTCATCGACAGCGGGACAGGTCACGTCTGCTGCCTCGTCATTGGTGTCAGCAGACTTGCAGATCCCGACGGTCTCAGCAGACGTAGCCGCAGACATAGCCAAATACACAAACAAA ATTATGGACACAATAAAGGGCACAATGACTGAAATCTACAACGATCTTTCTAAAAGTACATCCGGAAACACAATTGCAGAG ATTCGACGGCTGAGGATAGAGATCGAAAAACTCCAGTGGCTTCATCAGCAGGAGTTATCAGAGATGAAGCACAATCTGG AGCTGACAATGGCGGAGATGAGGCAGAGTCTGGAGCAGGAAAGGGAACGTTTGGTGGCCGAGGTGAAAAAGCAGATGGAGCTGGAAAAGCAGCAGGCGGTGGAcgagacaaaaaagaaacagtggTGCGCTAACTGCAGGAAGGAGGCCATCTTCTACTGCTGCTGGAATACCAGTTACTGTGATTACCCCTGCCAGCAAGCACACTGGCCTGAACACATGAAGTCGTGTACACAGTCAG CCTCGGCATCTCAACAGGAGCCGGAGGCAGAGCCCAGCTCGGAGCCGCCGGTCAAACCATCAGGCCACTCCCCTGCGGTGCAGTCAGCCCCCCCAGCCACAGGCTCAATATCGGACAAAAGCAACTCTCCCACATACACTGACAAAAGCAAGGACAGTTCTGCCGTCACTGTGACCTAA